The following proteins are co-located in the Acidimicrobiales bacterium genome:
- a CDS encoding flagellar biosynthetic protein FliR: MDFSFEPGVLVAFVMITTRLVTVFIVAPPFAGALMPNRMRIAIAVALGFAIAPGSATTAAGVLPTDVLGLVGAVLFQVICGILLGLTIQLLFAAVSSAGSMIDMAAGLSSAALYDPTTQSQAAPVGRLYQMIGITILFAVNGHLLLIKGVIRSYEAAPLTGLQLGELEQMVTEGAGLFFLAAVEIAFPIMLTMALTEIVLGIASRAAPKLNVLVIGFALKSLILLLILSLTLPLVLNGSQTLFEQGLRWGSQLIGG, from the coding sequence GTGGACTTCTCGTTCGAACCCGGGGTCCTGGTGGCCTTCGTGATGATCACCACCCGACTGGTGACCGTGTTCATCGTCGCTCCCCCATTCGCCGGAGCGCTGATGCCGAACCGGATGCGGATCGCCATTGCCGTCGCCCTGGGCTTTGCCATCGCTCCGGGCTCTGCGACCACCGCCGCCGGGGTCCTGCCCACCGATGTGCTCGGCCTGGTAGGCGCGGTGCTGTTCCAGGTGATCTGCGGCATCCTCCTCGGACTCACCATCCAGCTGCTCTTTGCCGCCGTGTCGAGCGCCGGTTCGATGATCGATATGGCGGCCGGCCTGTCGTCGGCCGCGCTGTACGACCCGACTACCCAGAGCCAGGCCGCCCCCGTCGGGCGGCTCTATCAGATGATCGGGATCACGATCCTGTTCGCCGTCAACGGGCACCTGCTGCTGATCAAGGGCGTGATCCGCAGCTACGAAGCGGCGCCCCTCACCGGCCTCCAGCTCGGCGAACTCGAACAGATGGTCACCGAAGGTGCCGGCCTGTTCTTCCTGGCCGCCGTCGAGATCGCGTTCCCGATCATGCTCACGATGGCCCTCACCGAGATCGTGCTCGGCATCGCGTCCCGGGCTGCACCCAAACTCAACGTGCTGGTGATCGGCTTCGCGCTGAAGTCGCTCATCCTCCTCCTGATCCTCTCGCTCACGCTTCCTTTGGTGCTCAACGGCTCCCAGACCCTGTTCGAGCAGGGTCTGCGCTGGGGCAGCCAACTCATCGGGGGCTGA
- a CDS encoding EscU/YscU/HrcU family type III secretion system export apparatus switch protein has translation MAGAGGEKTEKPTPKRLREARKKGQIPKSVDLIQWLVLLMSTWFIPPLIRNLGISMRAETTTLMHAAATGEMGLVTERLDDILWLMTRSLLPLFGLVCLTIVVGLGLQGGVVLSTEGIKPKPERISPKAGFKRLFSSEPLVDTVKSIVRLLVLAVLSATVLRSILEEHLLPIPVALDAAALRLGDQMLSLVRMVAFAGLLVGGGDYAYQRWKIGKQLKMSKEEIKQEYKQAEGDPQMKGRRRQAHAKLTRNQMLAAVDDASAVVVNPTHVAVAIKYQEGTGAPRVVAKGGDELAMRIRERAKAKGVPIVEARPLARILHDRVEVGETIPNELFRAIAIVLAFVMRNPNTSFSDTIRRVKIPASAMRMPDEDPVEAQKRRRRRAA, from the coding sequence ATGGCGGGAGCAGGCGGCGAGAAGACCGAGAAACCGACACCGAAACGGCTGCGGGAAGCCCGCAAGAAGGGTCAGATCCCGAAGTCGGTCGACCTCATCCAGTGGCTGGTCCTGCTGATGTCGACCTGGTTCATCCCCCCGCTGATTCGCAACCTCGGGATCTCGATGCGAGCCGAGACCACCACACTCATGCACGCGGCCGCCACGGGTGAGATGGGGCTCGTCACCGAGCGCCTCGACGACATTCTCTGGTTGATGACCCGGTCCCTCCTGCCGTTGTTCGGGCTGGTCTGTCTCACGATCGTCGTCGGGCTCGGGCTCCAGGGCGGTGTGGTCCTCAGCACCGAGGGCATCAAGCCCAAGCCCGAGCGGATCTCGCCCAAAGCGGGCTTCAAACGACTGTTCTCGAGCGAGCCGCTCGTCGACACCGTGAAGTCGATCGTGCGCCTCCTCGTCTTGGCCGTGCTGTCGGCCACCGTGCTGCGGTCGATTCTCGAGGAGCACCTCCTGCCGATTCCCGTCGCTCTCGATGCCGCGGCGCTCCGTCTCGGTGACCAGATGCTGTCACTCGTGCGCATGGTTGCCTTCGCCGGATTGCTCGTCGGTGGCGGCGACTACGCCTACCAGCGGTGGAAGATCGGCAAGCAGCTGAAGATGTCGAAGGAAGAGATCAAACAGGAGTACAAGCAAGCCGAAGGCGACCCGCAGATGAAGGGCCGGCGACGTCAGGCCCACGCCAAGCTCACCCGGAACCAGATGCTGGCCGCGGTCGACGACGCCTCGGCAGTCGTGGTGAACCCGACCCACGTGGCCGTCGCCATCAAGTATCAGGAAGGCACCGGCGCACCACGAGTGGTGGCCAAGGGCGGCGACGAGCTCGCCATGCGCATCCGTGAGCGCGCCAAGGCCAAGGGCGTGCCGATCGTCGAGGCCCGCCCGCTCGCCCGGATCCTCCACGACCGGGTCGAGGTCGGCGAGACCATCCCGAACGAACTGTTCCGAGCCATCGCGATCGTGCTGGCGTTCGTCATGCGCAACCCCAACACCTCGTTCTCCGACACGATCCGCCGAGTGAAGATCCCGGCCTCGGCGATGCGCATGCCCGACGAAGACCCAGTCGAGGCCCAGAAGCGCCGACGACGCCGAGCCGCCTGA